From Desulfovibrio sp.:
AGCGGATTTCACCAGCATCGGAGACTGCACCAGGGCCACGCGTACGCACTCATTGAAGTCCGCGGGTTCCTTGACAGTGGTGGACATCGGCCTTGATCCATCTGGCGGAGGAGGCATGTCGCTGGCGGGCTTGGCCTCAGGCTTGGAGGGAAGCGTTTCGGACTGCACGGGCTTTGACTCGGGAGTCTTTGCCTTGGCCGCTGCTTTCTGCTGGGCCGCTGCTGGGCAGGCCCAGGCCAGGGCGAGACAGATGAGAACGGCTACGGCGCGGACGCTTTTCATACCAGCAATGCGTTGCATCTTGTCTCTCCAGGGCTAATAGGGCTTGAGCATTCCTTCGGAAAGAAGGCTTCTACGTGAACAACGTGCGGCCGTGGAGGCGTCGTGGGTAACGATGACCATGGCTACCTTGGCCTCCTCGGTTATCTTGACGAAATAGTCCATGACCCTCTCGGAGTTGGCCTGGTCAAGCTGTCCGGTGGGTTCGTCAGCCAGTATGAACTCGGGTTCATTGACCAAGGCCCTCGCGATGGACACTCGCTGGCGTTCGCCTCCGGACAAGCGGTTGGAGGGCTGGCGCACCCGGTGTTCCAGGTTGACCCGGTGCAGGGCTTCCATGATCTTGTCGGAGCGTTCCCGGCGTTTGACCCCGGTGTAGATAAGGGGCAATTCCAGGTTTTCATAGACAGTTGAATTCTCGAGCAGGTCACAGCTCTGGAAAACAAACCCCATTTTTTCGCGCCGGAAGATCGCCTGGGCGTCCCTGTCCAGGGTGAGCACATCCACTCCGGCCACCTTGTAGAGGCCGCTGGTGGCCGGCTGAAATATCCCAAGGATAAAAAGAAGGGTGGACTTGCCTGAACCGGACGGCCCCATGATGGCCACCATCTCTCCCCGGCGGACTTCAAGGTTTATGTCCTTGAGCACGGGAATCTTTTCCGAACCGGAGTTGTAGACCTTGGTCAGGTGCTGGATATCTATGACGAGTTCGTCGTTATTCATAGCGCATGGCATCCACGACTTGCATCCGGCTGGCCCGGATGGATGGGTATAGCCCTGAACCAACGCCCAGAATGGCCGCGAAACCCATGCCTGCCATGAGGCAGAGGAGGAAAAGGCCTTCCGGCGGGCTGGAACCGATCATGCGGCTCATGTACTCGATGCCCGCCCGGCCTAAAAGCACTCCCAGCAGGGCGGAGGCAAAGGTGACGCACAGGGCTTCGAAGAGGAATTGCCATAGGATATCGGAGTCTTCCGCGCCCATGGCTTTTTTCAGGCCGATCTCGCGGGTGCGCGCGGTGACCGAGGCCATCATGATGTTCCAGATGCCGAAGCCGCCCAGCACCAGGGTTGCGGCAATGGAGGCGTAGATGAAGAGGCTCACCCACCAGAACATACGCTGTACCTGCTTGAGCGGTTCCCAGCCTACCTGGATGCGTAGTCCTTTGTCGGTCTGGTTGGACTTGATGACGTCTCCCAGGACAGCCGCCACAGGAGCAACGTCGTCCCAGGTGTTGCAACGGATATAGAGGCTCGATATCTCAGAGATGTTCGGTATGCGGGCCTGGGCGGTGCTGATGGGCAGAAAGGCCATGAGAGTCTTGTCCGCTGCCCTGACACCCCCGATGATGCCGACAACCTCGTAGAGGTTGTTGTCCAGGCTCAGGATGTGCCCAATGGCCGCCTCAGGCGAGCCGAAGATGGTTTTAGCCAAATCCTGGCCGAGTACGCACACCTTGCGCCCTTCTGTAATGTCCGCTTCGGTGAAGAGCCTGCCGACGCTCGGAGTAAACGAGAAGAGAGACCAGTAGTTCTTGTCCACTCCCACCAGGTTGAAGCCGTAGACCTTGTCCTGGTAGGTCGTGGTGGCCCCAGAGCGGAGTCTGCTTCTGGTGACTTCCTTCACCCCCGGGATTTTTTCCACGGCCTCGATGGTTCGCGTGCGGAACCATTCCTGCCTGTCGTACATCTGGGGGTCGAAGTGGGCAGCGATGATGGTGGCGCCGCCCAGGAGGTCCAGGTCGTTGTTGAAGTTGGCCTTGAGGTCGCGGCCCATGGTGACGATGGTGATCAACCCGGCGGTTCCAAGGGCGATGGCGGCCATTACGCCAATATAACGGCGTCTCTTGCGCAGCACCTCGCGGAAGCTGATGCGCACAAGGTCGCCGAAGCGGAGCATTTTCGTCCCGCGCTCAGGTGGAAGGAATCCCGCATCTCTGAGGGTTTGCAGTGATTTGTTGGCCATGATGTATTTGAGGGGGCGTATCGCCCGGCTCTGTTCTAGACTACCTGAAGCATGCAGTGGTTACAAGATGGATTGGCTGGAACGGGCGCCAGCGATGGTGGACTCTGTGGCGCCGTCCATATCGCCCGAGGCGTCCTCGTCCTGGTCCTGCACGCGTATGCGGTACTTTCTGGCCATTTCGTCCATGACCTCAAGCACAAAGTCGAGCTGCCGGTCCTGCTGTGTCGACATGCAGGCGGTGCGGATAAGCGCTTGGCCTCTGGGCACGGCGGGGTAAATGGCCGGAAGGGCGAAGATGCCCCGTTCGAAAAGCTCCTGGGCGAACATGAAGGCCTTCTCGTCAGCCCCGATGGTAATGGGGATGATGGGGGAAGGCGACTCCGTGATGCGAAGGCCAATCTCCCTGTATGCAGCGCGCATACGGGCCGTGATTGCGTGCAAGCGTTCCACGCGCTCGGGCTCGGCCTCCAGGATGTCGATGCAGGTGAGCGCCGCCATGGTGCTCGCGGCGGGCAGGGCCGCGGAGAATATTTGGGTGCGGGACTGATGCTGAATGTACTCAAGAACGTCCACTTCATCCGAGGCGATGAAACCCCCGATTGAAGCGAAAGCCTTGGAGAACGTGCCCATGATGAAATCGGCTTCTTTGATCACACCGAAATGTTGGGCCGTGCCTCGGCCATTGGGGCCGAGCACGCCAAGCCCGTGGGCGTCGTCCAAATAGATGAGAAGGTCGGGAAACTGCTTTTTGAGGGCCGCCAGTTCATCCATGACCGCCACGTCGCCAGACATGGAGAAGATGCCCTCGGTGATGAGCAGCACCTGCCCGTCAAAGTCGGGCTTTCCCATCTCCGAGGCGATCTTCCGGGCCGCGGAAGCAGCGTCGTTGTGGGCGAAGGTGCCCATCTTCTTCGTGCCGCCAACTCCGGCGAAGATGGAAGCATGGTTCTCACGGTCGCAGAGTACATAGTCCTTGGGCGTAAGCAGGCAGCCAAGCGCTCCAAGGTTGGTGGAAAAACCAGTGACGTGCAGCACGGCGCGTTTCTTGCCGACGAAAGCGGCCAGGCGTTCCTCAAGGGTCTGGTGGAGAACCATGTTGCCGGAAAGGAAACGGGAGCCGCCTGGTCCCGTGCCCATACGGTATATCGCCTGGGCGGCGGCTTCCTTGACGCGGGCGTCATGGGCCAATCCCAGGTAGTCGTTGGAGCCGATCATCACCAGGCGTTTGCCGGCAACCTCGACCTCCGTCCCCCAGGAACGGCTGATGGGGCGGAAGTAAGGGTAGATGCCCGCATCCCGGAGGTTGCGGGTGATGCCGGAAACTTTCTGGCAGCGTTCATGCAATTTCATCGGCAGATGTTCCTTGCGAGTGGATTTGCCGGAGGGGCAAGACGAGCGCGTATGCGCCATTTTAGGAAGGGGGCTCTACCTCAAATACACTCCCCCTGCAACCCTTCGGCCCTCAATGGTCCTTAGCGTTCAGGAATTCCCGGACATGCCGGGCGTTCTCTTTCATTATCTTGGACAATGCTGTCCAGGCTCTGCGGAACTGTCCGGGGAAGGCCGGCGTATAATAGACCTCGTCATCGTCATCGGCCAGCACGAGGGTATAGCTGCGTGTCCACACATGGCGTTTGGTGGACCACTCCAGATATATCCAGGCCAGGCGTTCCCGGCCGTCCTGAGTGTGGCAGCGGGCCACTCCCCAGACGTAGGCTTCGCTGCCTGCGTCCGGTTTGCGGAATTTTATGAAGTCCGGGCGCGAATACGTAAGGTCAGTCGAAGAACAGTAACCTTTGGAAACAGCCTCCCACGCCTTCGCGTAGTCTTCCTGAGTGAATTGGTGAAGGCCCGAAGGCGGATAGATGAATCCGTTGAAGAAGGCGAAACCGCCAATGGCCAGGGCCAAAATGGCCAGGGCTCCGAAGAGGAGATTTCTCACTTGTGAGCTCCGCCGGGTGCGAGCGGATCGCATACTGTCCAGCCCATGGCCCATCCCTCTGCTTGGAGACGCCTGGCGCGGGCAAGCTTCTCTTCAGCCAAGAGGATATAGTCGGCGTTGCGCATGTCTTTGGCCTGGGTCTTGCGGATGGCCCGCGTCACCCGGTCCTGCGTGACAAGCGCATCTGAGGGGGGCGACTCGCCCCGCGACTGCATCTCGAGCTGACGCAATTCCAAAGCCTTGCCGGTCTGGTAATTGAAGTCAAAATGGCGTTCTTTCATTATCAGGGAGTTCTCGCCGTCGTTTATGAGCCCCCTGAAGAAACGCCCCGGGTCGAGTACCGGATAGACTTCCGGCAATTTCATGAATCCCTTGTAGAACGTGAGACCCAAGCAGAAGAGCAGCCCAAGCTTCACCAACGGGGTCAGGTTAATCCGCACTGACGGGCTCCTTTCGCTTGTATATGACCAGGGGGCTTTGGGGCGGCCCGGCCGGTACGAAGGAATGGAACTGAGGGCCAGCGCGGTTGCCAAAAGTCTCGTCAGGCATGTCCAGATCGATCCGCT
This genomic window contains:
- a CDS encoding ABC transporter ATP-binding protein, whose translation is MPCAMNNDELVIDIQHLTKVYNSGSEKIPVLKDINLEVRRGEMVAIMGPSGSGKSTLLFILGIFQPATSGLYKVAGVDVLTLDRDAQAIFRREKMGFVFQSCDLLENSTVYENLELPLIYTGVKRRERSDKIMEALHRVNLEHRVRQPSNRLSGGERQRVSIARALVNEPEFILADEPTGQLDQANSERVMDYFVKITEEAKVAMVIVTHDASTAARCSRRSLLSEGMLKPY
- a CDS encoding ABC transporter permease, with amino-acid sequence MANKSLQTLRDAGFLPPERGTKMLRFGDLVRISFREVLRKRRRYIGVMAAIALGTAGLITIVTMGRDLKANFNNDLDLLGGATIIAAHFDPQMYDRQEWFRTRTIEAVEKIPGVKEVTRSRLRSGATTTYQDKVYGFNLVGVDKNYWSLFSFTPSVGRLFTEADITEGRKVCVLGQDLAKTIFGSPEAAIGHILSLDNNLYEVVGIIGGVRAADKTLMAFLPISTAQARIPNISEISSLYIRCNTWDDVAPVAAVLGDVIKSNQTDKGLRIQVGWEPLKQVQRMFWWVSLFIYASIAATLVLGGFGIWNIMMASVTARTREIGLKKAMGAEDSDILWQFLFEALCVTFASALLGVLLGRAGIEYMSRMIGSSPPEGLFLLCLMAGMGFAAILGVGSGLYPSIRASRMQVVDAMRYE
- a CDS encoding pyridoxal phosphate-dependent aminotransferase family protein, producing the protein MKLHERCQKVSGITRNLRDAGIYPYFRPISRSWGTEVEVAGKRLVMIGSNDYLGLAHDARVKEAAAQAIYRMGTGPGGSRFLSGNMVLHQTLEERLAAFVGKKRAVLHVTGFSTNLGALGCLLTPKDYVLCDRENHASIFAGVGGTKKMGTFAHNDAASAARKIASEMGKPDFDGQVLLITEGIFSMSGDVAVMDELAALKKQFPDLLIYLDDAHGLGVLGPNGRGTAQHFGVIKEADFIMGTFSKAFASIGGFIASDEVDVLEYIQHQSRTQIFSAALPAASTMAALTCIDILEAEPERVERLHAITARMRAAYREIGLRITESPSPIIPITIGADEKAFMFAQELFERGIFALPAIYPAVPRGQALIRTACMSTQQDRQLDFVLEVMDEMARKYRIRVQDQDEDASGDMDGATESTIAGARSSQSIL